The Bubalus bubalis isolate 160015118507 breed Murrah chromosome 2, NDDB_SH_1, whole genome shotgun sequence genome includes the window actccagtattctggcctggagaattccatggactgtatagcccatgtgGACGCAAACAGTCGACACAACTGGAGCGattttcgctttcactttccaccAGCCTGAGGGACCCAGAGTCTCTGGGACCAGAAATTTCAGGGTCCTAAGTTCCAAGGTTCTATAAACCCAACATAAGACGCTGAGGCTTCTAAGTCTCTAATTCCAGCTTCTCCCAGTTCCACCCAGAATACAGCAAGTGCAGGTAAGGATACAGGCTCTAATGCCaggctgggttcaaatcctggtttcaCACTTACCAACTGTGTGTGCACTTGGACAAGCTAATAAagctctttgtgactcagtttcctcacctgagaTAAAGATAATAatggtgaagattaaatgagataaggcaCATTACTTTGAAAACTGTCTGCCACATGATTAATGTTCTAAAATATGAggcattattactattattttaggACCCCAGGATTCCAAAGTGTGTTTATAGAAAGTTACTAGTATCGCAAACATCCCACTTACCTAGGTTTGTGGTTTGTCACCACAAACTCAGTGACAGAAAACAATTCATTATTACCATTGCTCACGGTCTTGTGGCTCAGGAATTCCGACAGGGCTCAGCAACTGgggcccctccctgctcccaaaCTTTTGGGTCCCCACCAGGCCAGTAGCCTGCAGAAAACCAGAGGGCGCTTTTCCCCATGGCTAGCTCAGGCTCTCTCACTTCGTGGCAACCTCAGAGTGCTTAAGCAAAGGGCCAGAGCTCTAAAGAGACAAAGGCTAACGGGCCAGTCCTCCCAAGGACCAGCACAGCATCCCTTTCTTGGGACTCTACTGACCTAGGCGGTCAGGGAGTGCCGCGTTCTAGGGCAGGGACACAGAGCCCCTGTGGGCAGGGATGGCAAACAATGGGCAATGATTTTTAATTCACCTCGGACGACTCTGGGGCTGAATAGTTCTGGAGTTCCGGGGTCTGGGGTTGCAGGATCCCAGGAAGGACACGGGGAGGGCTTGTAAGCCCGACGACTCCTCGGACTCCGGAGGGCGCAGCGGCCAGGCTGATTTggcctggccccgccccgcccggcagGTACCTGGAGAAGTACCTGGAGCGCTTCCTGCAGACGGCCGAGCAGCACTTCATGGTGGGCCAGCGCGTGATATACTACGTGTTCACCGAGCGTCCGGCCGCGGTACTCTGCGTGCCGCTGGGCCCGGGCCGCCGGCTGCGCGTGGAGCGCGTGGCACGCGAGCGCCGCTGGCAGGACGTGTCCATGGCGCGCATGCGCGCGCTGCACGCGGTGCTGGGCGGCCGCCTGGGCCGCGAGGCGCGCTTTGTGCTCTGCATGGACGTGGACCAGCACTTCAGCGGCACCTTCGGACCTGAGGCGCTGGCCGAGTCGGTGGCGCAGCTGCACGCCTGGCACTACCGCTGGCCTCGGCGGCTGCTGCCCTTCGAGCGCGACGTGCGCTCGGCCGCCGCCCTGGGCCCCGGGGAGGGCGACTTCTACTACCACGCGGCCGTGTTCGGGGGCAGCGTGGCGGCCCTGCGGCGGCTGACGGCGCACTGCGCGCGGGCCCTTCGGCGGGACCGCGCGCGCGGCCTGGAGGCGCTCTGGCACGACGAGAGCCACCTCAACAAGTTCTTCTGGCTGCACAAGCCCGCCAAGCTGCTGTCGCCCGAGTTCTGCTGGAGCCCCGACATAGGCCGCCGGGCCGAGATCCGCCGCCCGCGCTTGCTCTGGGCGCCCAAGGAGTATGCCTTGCTGCGTGGCTAGCGGGGCACTGGGCCCCGGAGGTCCCAGACGCTGGCGGGGCCCCTTCTGGAAGCGGAGTGGCGCTGGAGGGGACGGAAAGACTGCATGAAAACCTGCCTGGCTGCGGAGATGGGGGACAGGGGGCTGGAACAGGCCCGGCCTTGGGGGAGTGCCTCTCCGAGGCGGGCGGTCCATCCCTTCCCCAACTTGGTACAGCGACCCAGGCACCACCAGCTCCCTGGAAACGTTTCACTTCTGCCCTTACTGAGTTCAGCAGAGGCCCCACCCCCGAAGAGATGTTTTAGCCCCTTCCTCATAccccccacttaaaaaaaaaagtgggactgAGGCCCAAAAAGGGAACGTAACTGTCTAAGGACCCAGAGCATCTGTGAGTCAGTCAGTGAGGTCAGCAGCTGGAAAGTCAGGACGGGCCCACAGGCCAAATAGAGCTGCCGCTGGGCAGGAGCCCCAGATGGAGAAACACAGTGGCATCCGGTTCACCTCCCCCGCTCTCGGCAGGGTTTGTACATATTTAAGCAATACGATAATAAAATACATTAGTCCACAGTGTCCTTGTGGCCCTTTCTCCTGGAGAATCcagattcataaaaaaaaaaacatttcctcGCCATGGGACCCACGGCTGTTTAGCCACAGTGTCTGGGAGATAAATTTCCTTATCCGTGGCTGCTCCCCAGACTCTTCATCCTCAATAGAGAAAGATGCACGTTCCGAATGGGAGCATGAAGTCATCAGGCCTTCCAGGAAAGGTGGTTCCCTCCGGGAAATAGCTGCAGAGTTGGGGAAGTTATCTGCTGGAAGTCCCTGAGATATTGTCTTAACAGCTGCAAACTAGAGGCCTGGAGAGGGTGGGATTTCCCTCCGGGTCTCCTGAACCATTTCTGTAGTGTTCTCATAGACCTTCAATTTTTAACAGCCTCCACTGGTCTCAGGTGGGACAACAGTTCTGTAAGCCAACTCTGATGGCTTTTACACAGTAACCAttttttcaaacaatttttacaaACATTTTATCAACACAGTTAATGATGATCTCCCCTCTCCAAAGCAGTTCCTAGGTCCCAGTGTCTCCTTCCTAAACTAGATTAGCAGAACCCAGGAGGCCTTTTGGACTCTGGGTTAGAGCTACGAACAGGCCAGGTGTGCCTGAGAACAGGTTATTACTTGATGACTCTAAGCTGACATCCCTTCCTCTGGTGGGAGACGGTCCACCCTACCCTGCAGCATTCACTAAAAGCCACACAGACCAACTCCGTGGCCAGCAGAGACCTGAGTTCGGACAGGTAGGATCTGGTTAGGAATCAGCCCCCTTCTGACTGTGCATGGCTGTGGACTAGATCCTTAACCTTTGTTGAGTCTGTTTTCTCATATGTCAGGTGGGGATGCCAGTCACCCTCCGTGCAGGTGTTGTGACGCTCCAGAAAATAACTTGCCTTCTCCCGCTCCTTGCCTGCTCCTTCTCCAGCAACTTCAAGGAGTGCAGAGGAGTCAGCAAAGGCCAGTCATTTCCTGTTTTAAAGAGGAAGTGATGGCAGGAATCAGGGGTTTTCTGGAGCTGGGCTGGAGCAGCCTCCTGAGGTGGGTTGAGACCTTTCTGAGGAGGGGGAGGAGTCAAGGAAGCTTCAGGGGAACAGAGTGGATGATCACTTGGTAACAGGTCGTCCTTTGTCCCAGAGGCCCACCATGGGGGTAGGGCTGTAGAGGCAGGAATAAGCTCCTTCTGCAACTCCTCATCAGTATCTCTGTCAATCATTATCCTCAGTACCCATCCTGCGACCCTCAAGGACCCAATAAGCTCCTGAGAGCTTCCAGGTGAGCCGGTGAAAATCAGACTCCCAGTCCCCCTAGCGTCACTGCTACATGCAAAATCTTCACCTGTCCAGCCATCCTTAGTGCCATGCCAGCTCAGATGTCATCCCCCCAAATTCCCAAACGTCGACAGCCCTCTGTAATCAGAGTTTACTGATCATAAAGGACATAGACTCATCAAGGCTACATCAAATAATAACAACAGTTACATTTATTGggtacttactgtgtgccagacacagtTCTAAGCCTTAGATATCTATTGATTCATTCAGTCCTCATATCCACCCTAtaaattactattattttcttcatattacCCATGAGAAAAtcgggcacagagaggttaactaaCTTACCTGCTGCtacaccattcagttcagttcagttgctcagtcgtgtccgactctttgtgaccccatgaattgcagcatgccgggcctccctgtccatcaccaactcccggagttcacccaaactcatgtgcatcaagtcggtgatgccatccagccatctcatcctctatcatccccttctcctcctgcccacaatccctcccagcatcagggtcttttccaatgagtcaactcttcgcatcaggtggccaaagtactggagtttcagcctcaacatcagtccttccaatgaacacccaggactggtctcctttaggatggactggttggatctccttgcagtccaagggactcgcaagagtcttctccagcaccacagttcaaaagcatcaattctttggtgctcagctttctttatagtccaactctcacatccatacatgaccactggaaaaaccatggccttgactagacagacctttgttggcaaagtaatgtctctgctttttaatatactatctaggttggtcataactttctttccaagcagtaagtgtcttttaatttcatggctgcagtcaccatctgcagtgattttggagccccaaaaaataaagcctgccactgtttccactgtttctccatctatttcccgtgaagtgatgggaccagatgccatgatcttcgttttctgaatgttgagctttaagccaactttttcact containing:
- the A3GALT2 gene encoding alpha-1,3-galactosyltransferase 2, yielding MWTQLRQLAFYELTLGAVRGRGNWEQAVHFHSPPPRAWKKIFWQLILLALGILGLLLFGLPVLRHLEVLIPMGVCPLARTPLPRDNFTGPLHPGARPEVLTCTSWGAPIIWDGTFDPDVAQQEAVQRNLTVGLTVFAVGRYLEKYLERFLQTAEQHFMVGQRVIYYVFTERPAAVLCVPLGPGRRLRVERVARERRWQDVSMARMRALHAVLGGRLGREARFVLCMDVDQHFSGTFGPEALAESVAQLHAWHYRWPRRLLPFERDVRSAAALGPGEGDFYYHAAVFGGSVAALRRLTAHCARALRRDRARGLEALWHDESHLNKFFWLHKPAKLLSPEFCWSPDIGRRAEIRRPRLLWAPKEYALLRG